GACGGTACAATGAAGATGACCGAACGGACAAACGGACAATAAAAGGTATGCACAGTGTAGGCTACGGTTGTGGGCCTCAGctgggccttttttttttttggttttgtatacGCGCACCGTAAGTTCAGCTTAAGTGGGATTAAAGGCGCCAAAAAATCGGCTACCATACACGCACGGCTGTTTTCGTCCGCATTCGGCTTCACCGAGCACGGTACCGGAGGCCTTAAACCGCGCGTGGTTGCTGAATCTATCCGAGCAGCGCGAGTCCTTTCACCCCGAGGCCTTTGAGCGTACTGAAAAGGTACGTTCGCGTTGGGATGAAGATAATTTGTGGCAGGAGAGCATTTAAAAGGAACGATGCTGTTCGGACGCCACAGTGTATGACACAGTACAGCGTACCACAGTGTGGCAAAGAAATTTCCCGATAAGACGTGTCTGGTGCATCGAAAGGGCATTGTCTTTTATATTATAACTATTATTTGAAATTTGCCTAAGTATACTTTTTCCAGTACTTATCTAAGAATGTATTAACAGAGTTCGGATTTACGACTATCGAATATTTCTCGTTGGCCACTGTGGTAAGGACTTCTTGTTATCCTGAGGATGCTGTACCATGGCGCATGTGCTTACAATTCCCGTCGTTCTCGCTTCGTGCGTTCAGAGcgctgacgaagcaacagcatattCGATTTCGTTTCCGGTTTCGTCGATTCGTCCACCCGACCAACTCATACCATTCTACGCTGGGGATGCTGTTTTGATCAGTGTTTAGGCCGGGGGTACCGTTCACTTGCAGCACGTCGCATAACAAGCAGCAATCAGCACGAATCTTCAAACCAAAAGCTAACCGAGAAGCTCGGTGACAGTGATTCGACATAGTGCCACCATTCGGAGGTATGTAGAGGACTCCCCGCGATGCAACGTCAACCGGTAGAACGATACTCACGCGCCAGTGGAAACCGTTCAAAGTCGGGCTGGCGCGCATCCACCTGGGAGGTGTTGCTCAGTATGAAGTGTTCGTGTGGGTAAAGCTTTCGGTGTCTTCGGGTCGTGCGAGGATGATAACTTTAGCGCCAAAAACCTACCGCAAACGAAACCGGCACGAACACTCAATAACAATGCACATATTAATGGGCGAACGACACACGATCGAATTGCCTACCTGGCACAGAAGATTGTGGCACGGGTCGGTGTGAAGTGGTGATACGGTGCCCTTCGGACCAAACCACGCTTTGATGCGTGGACGTGCGTCCGTACGTGCGATGTAGTCGGGGACGGCTATGTCCGCACGCAGGGCGGGAATTTGATCAAACAAATCATGCTGCGCTAGATAGGCTGCACGTTGCTCTCCTGCTGGATTGGATGCTTCTTCGTTGCAGATGTTTTGCTTGACGAAGTCTCGAAACTTCATAAGCTTTTGAGACCAATCATCATTGCTGTACTGTGAACCAATCTCAATCGGTACTGTCCGTTCGCCTGCGATGTTCAGAAGATAGTTGGGATCATGCCATCGTTCCATTGCCGGCCAGCCATCGATTATTCCTTTAAGTATGGCAGGCTGCTTCAGGTCGTAGAATTGCTTCTAGTAAGAACACATAATCTGATTCAatggtgtttgtgttgctAGTGTTATGCCACACAAATATACCCAAAGTATTCGATCGAAGGACAGCTTACTACTGGAACGGTATTCGAATCACTTTCGCCCGCGATAATGTTTTCTACCTGCACATCCAATCTCAAACGTTTCAAAGGGGGTTCCAGTGTGCTGAATTCAGCTTTGGTTGCGAAAATAGTAGccattttaaatcaaatttccGAAAGTAAAACCTCTTTCGTTGTGAACGTACCTAGATGGTTGGTGAGGTTGATGCCGCCTCTGTGAGTATGTCGGTAGTGGTAGCGCTCGTGTCCGCTTTTTCGATAGGACATCCAAGCATGAGACCGAGATCGGCCAAATATATAGCATCCTTTATGGAATCTACATCATTTCTGATACGCATAACGTATAAACGATCTACAAAATATTacaatattaaaaattatatataTTTGCGGGATAGTTCTTACCAGCAACTTACCCTCACGTACGTTAGGATGGTAAACATTTCTCTATCACCCGATTCAACGGCATTCCACTGGCCAGTGTGTAAGCGATTATATACCACATCATACATAAGACCGATCTTTACTAAATTGTAGAAAAGCTGTTTCGATCAGTTTTGCACCGGTCTAATCGATTCGATAATGGTTCTAGTGCGGCAGCAAGAACTGtttggtaaagtttgttttCTATTACACAATCTCGGTTTAGCAGCAATGATTTATCGGGAATTATAGATAGTATCGCTTGAATGCACCGCTCCATTGTACAATGATCTTTTAAAGTATTATTTGCTTGTAAAATCAATCCAAAAAAGCGTTCACACCCGGCAAAACTTATTTACGgatagcaacaaaacaaaacattcaaacaaacaaacggtcaTTGTGCAGTGCCGTGGTTGCCAGCAGACcaagtttaaattaatttaacttaAGGCATAAATTTACATTTAGATTCCAAGAAAAAACTGCAATATTAAGAAAACTTTTTGTAAAttcacataaaataaaaacatagaTCTTCACACTTTATTTAGCaatctaatttatttattctcgATTTTCTGCAAGAGATATGTTGAGCCGCGGCCTAATCGAGATCTGTCACCAACTGTCATGGGAAACGTCaagcacaaaaaagaagcgatTGCAGCCAAGAGCACGCAAAGTACAGCTCGTTGTTAAATTAGCAAT
The Anopheles stephensi strain Indian unplaced genomic scaffold, UCI_ANSTEP_V1.0 ucontig28, whole genome shotgun sequence DNA segment above includes these coding regions:
- the LOC118516330 gene encoding lysine-specific demethylase 8-like; the encoded protein is MERWHDPNYLLNIAGERTVPIEIGSQYSNDDWSQKLMKFRDFVKQNICNEEASNPAGEQRAAYLAQHDLFDQIPALRADIAVPDYIARTDARPRIKAWFGPKGTVSPLHTDPCHNLLCQVFGAKVIILARPEDTESFTHTNTSY